In Nitrospirota bacterium, one DNA window encodes the following:
- the flgC gene encoding flagellar basal body rod protein FlgC has protein sequence MDLFSAMEVSSSGLYAQRVRMNVISMNLANAQTTRTVEGGPYRRRDVVFASGGLHQNARNPVFPYIPAPEAFKEALRTALGGNEVRKVEVVDIVEDPRDPKLVYDPSHPDANRDGYVMMPNINTIEEMVNLMAATRNYEANVTAINAAKTMAQRTLALGQ, from the coding sequence ATGGATCTATTCAGCGCGATGGAAGTCAGCTCCTCGGGGCTCTATGCCCAGAGGGTGCGGATGAACGTCATCTCGATGAACCTGGCGAACGCCCAGACCACCCGCACGGTGGAGGGCGGACCGTACCGTCGGCGGGACGTCGTGTTCGCTTCGGGGGGGCTTCACCAGAACGCGCGCAATCCGGTTTTTCCGTATATCCCCGCTCCGGAGGCCTTCAAGGAGGCTCTCCGAACGGCGCTGGGGGGGAATGAGGTCCGGAAAGTGGAAGTGGTTGACATCGTGGAAGATCCGCGAGATCCTAAGCTCGTGTACGATCCCTCCCATCCGGATGCCAATCGGGACGGCTACGTGATGATGCCCAACATCAACACCATCGAAGAAATGGTCAACCTCATGGCGGCCACCCGCAATTACGAAGCGAACGTGACGGCGATCAACGCCGCCAAAACCATGGCCCAGCGCACGCTCGCGCTCGGGCAGTAG
- the fliE gene encoding flagellar hook-basal body complex protein FliE gives MIDEIKLRSILEPLTSPLKEPEKKSGEATKSFGEVLKDAVASVNEVQQDAQKSVQELMTGENKNLHETMIALQKADISFKLMMQIRNRLLEAYREISRMQA, from the coding sequence GTGATTGACGAAATCAAACTTCGAAGCATTCTCGAGCCGCTGACCTCTCCGCTCAAAGAGCCGGAGAAGAAGTCGGGGGAAGCGACGAAGTCTTTCGGCGAAGTGCTGAAGGACGCCGTCGCCTCCGTCAACGAGGTCCAACAGGACGCACAGAAGTCCGTCCAGGAACTCATGACGGGGGAGAACAAAAACCTGCATGAGACGATGATCGCGCTTCAGAAGGCGGACATTTCCTTCAAGCTCATGATGCAGATCCGGAACCGCCTCCTTGAAGCCTATCGTGAAATCAGCCGCATGCAGGCCTAA